In Paracoccus aminophilus JCM 7686, a single window of DNA contains:
- a CDS encoding aspartate ammonia-lyase, with protein MSSAGSSWTRTETDELGSRRLPGEALYGISTLRALENFPVSGVRISTLAPLIHAMALIKKAAAQANQRLGKLSARKAEVIGRVCDELLAGQHAAHLLVDVFQGGGGTSGHMNLNEVIANRGLELMGHACGQYQHLHPIRDVNRSQSTTDVHSTALRIALMQGAPQLERALLELAGAFAGKAQEFGGILKLGRTHLQDAVPMTLGEEFGAFAAALRAEAARIWPISQGLSGLNLGGTMVGTGLTAQPDFAEAVIAELQRLTELPLRRADNLVSAAWNPAELVQFSSMLRGIAVTLAKIANDLRLLSSGPRGGFGEIVLPSVQPGSPLVPGKSNPVIPEMVNQVAFHVAGADVSVGMAAEAGQLQRNAFEPLIAHCLLTSFGMIEQAARLFATRCVAGITAAPAACAANLDAPETLIAGLAALLGTEPATEIAKAVAEGEDLATLLQERGFGANLIKGPLT; from the coding sequence ATGAGTTCCGCTGGCTCCTCCTGGACGCGCACCGAAACCGATGAACTCGGCAGTCGCAGATTGCCGGGCGAGGCGCTTTACGGGATCAGCACGTTGCGCGCGCTCGAGAACTTCCCGGTCTCGGGGGTGCGCATCAGCACCTTGGCGCCCCTGATCCACGCGATGGCGCTGATCAAGAAGGCGGCGGCGCAGGCCAATCAGCGGCTGGGCAAGCTGTCTGCGCGCAAGGCCGAGGTGATCGGGCGGGTCTGCGACGAGCTTTTGGCGGGCCAGCACGCGGCCCATCTGCTGGTCGATGTCTTTCAGGGCGGCGGCGGCACCTCGGGGCATATGAACCTCAATGAGGTGATCGCGAACCGGGGCCTCGAGCTCATGGGCCATGCCTGCGGCCAGTATCAGCATCTCCACCCGATCCGCGACGTCAACCGCTCGCAATCGACGACCGATGTCCACAGCACCGCGCTGCGCATCGCGCTGATGCAGGGCGCGCCGCAGCTAGAGCGCGCGCTCTTGGAGCTTGCGGGGGCTTTTGCCGGCAAGGCGCAGGAGTTCGGCGGCATCCTCAAGCTTGGGCGCACCCATCTGCAAGACGCCGTGCCGATGACCTTGGGCGAAGAATTCGGCGCTTTTGCCGCCGCGCTGCGGGCCGAGGCGGCGCGGATCTGGCCGATCTCGCAGGGGCTTTCCGGGCTCAATCTCGGCGGGACAATGGTCGGGACCGGGCTGACCGCTCAGCCCGATTTCGCCGAGGCCGTGATCGCCGAATTGCAGCGGCTGACCGAGTTGCCGCTGCGCCGGGCCGATAATCTGGTCTCGGCGGCGTGGAACCCTGCCGAACTCGTGCAGTTTTCTTCGATGCTGCGGGGGATTGCCGTGACCTTGGCCAAGATTGCGAATGACCTGCGGCTTCTCTCCAGCGGGCCGCGCGGCGGCTTTGGCGAGATCGTGCTGCCTTCGGTTCAGCCGGGCTCGCCTTTGGTGCCGGGCAAATCCAATCCGGTCATTCCCGAAATGGTCAATCAGGTCGCCTTTCATGTCGCGGGGGCGGATGTCTCGGTCGGCATGGCCGCCGAGGCCGGGCAGTTGCAGCGCAATGCCTTCGAGCCGCTGATTGCGCATTGTCTGCTGACGAGCTTTGGCATGATCGAACAGGCCGCGCGCCTCTTTGCGACCCGCTGCGTCGCGGGGATCACCGCCGCGCCTGCGGCTTGCGCGGCCAATCTGGACGCGCCCGAGACGCTGATTGCCGGGCTCGCCGCCCTTCTGG
- a CDS encoding helix-turn-helix domain-containing protein, whose protein sequence is MTQPTDPSDRTAAFAANLRLLCERRGSISQICRKVGINRQQFNKYLSGRHMPSSGNIRIIANYFGLSPEVLFAEHDHFRALVDGNFFDVLDHLRRAPQVVRFLDTVAVSGKTDIGDYVGCYDRYQYSSIYSRKILRSAFCIFQNGDFLNHYYIERFPSYDDPSRTEYIFKYHGFTFPVDDRVFSIDFETVQRNEFTFGIYSSVQRNSKRFMFGIVSGVAATMFRQPFSTRAVLHYRRPGLLSRAELQATTTLDMNDPSIPREAREYLGESPDMIKPA, encoded by the coding sequence ATGACTCAGCCAACCGACCCCTCGGACCGCACCGCCGCTTTTGCGGCCAACCTGCGCCTTTTGTGCGAAAGGCGGGGCTCGATCTCGCAGATCTGCCGCAAGGTCGGGATCAACCGGCAGCAGTTCAACAAATATCTCTCGGGGCGGCATATGCCGTCGTCGGGCAATATCCGCATTATCGCCAATTACTTTGGCCTGAGCCCCGAGGTGCTTTTTGCCGAGCACGATCATTTCCGCGCCTTGGTCGACGGCAATTTCTTCGATGTGCTGGACCATCTGCGCCGCGCGCCGCAGGTCGTGCGCTTTCTCGATACGGTCGCCGTGTCCGGCAAGACCGACATCGGGGATTATGTCGGCTGCTATGACCGTTACCAATATTCCTCGATCTATTCGCGCAAGATCCTTCGCTCGGCCTTTTGCATCTTCCAGAACGGCGATTTCCTGAACCATTATTACATCGAGCGCTTTCCCAGCTACGATGATCCGTCGCGCACCGAATATATCTTCAAATATCATGGCTTTACCTTCCCGGTTGATGATCGGGTCTTCTCGATCGACTTCGAGACGGTGCAGCGCAATGAATTCACCTTCGGCATCTATTCCAGCGTCCAGCGCAATTCGAAGCGCTTTATGTTCGGCATCGTCAGCGGGGTTGCCGCGACCATGTTCCGCCAACCCTTCTCGACGCGGGCGGTGCTGCATTACCGCCGCCCGGGGCTTCTGAGCCGGGCCGAGTTGCAGGCGACGACGACGCTCGACATGAACGATCCCTCGATCCCCCGAGAGGCGCGCGAATATCTTGGCGAAAGCCCGGATATGATCAAACCGGCCTGA
- a CDS encoding thiamine pyrophosphate-binding protein yields the protein MKLTGGQVVAKALKDYGVEYVAGVPGHGIWALFDAFLQDGSEIPFIQVMHEQSAVHMADGYFRASGKPMACSTSVGPGAANTIIGLATAYCDSTAVFYVSGSPQTYMQGHGTMQELERQQDNAFPRITEQVTKRAWQASSTAVLPTIMHRAFNEMLTGRPGPVHVEVPMDVQVDAAEVTIHPLEKRLPVGVAYPDPKAIRAAAALLKGAKRPVIVAGGGAITANASKELTALAERLGAAVSITWNGKGAIAEDNPLFIGAVGQTGTTCGNQITASADVVISVGCRFTDWSASSYAKGVSFSFPPAKLIHIDLDPREIGKTYPTEVGIVSDAKIALEELLAAISEAEGETLRAGNAAFHADVEKAKAEWRALVEPRETSRETPFTSQRPLVALRKVLPRDGIVVVGSGNTQGAVKQSFPVYEPRTHLTSGSYSPMGWAVPAAMGAKLACPEKKVVAIVGDGDFMMSLPEMGTAVMNGINVVFLVLNNQGYMSIRGGMRKFMGRHIASEFNNHAGNGEPYSADIAASARAFGLAAWKVEKDEDLEAALQAALDTDGPTLVEVIVSRDAAGPFATGWWDFPSPAYYEKEQAAYAEMRAKEQML from the coding sequence ATGAAACTTACGGGTGGACAAGTCGTAGCGAAGGCGCTCAAGGATTATGGCGTCGAATATGTCGCAGGCGTGCCGGGCCACGGGATCTGGGCGCTGTTCGACGCCTTTCTGCAAGACGGTTCGGAAATTCCCTTCATTCAGGTGATGCACGAGCAAAGCGCCGTTCATATGGCGGATGGCTATTTCCGCGCCAGCGGCAAGCCAATGGCCTGCTCGACCTCGGTCGGCCCGGGTGCCGCGAATACGATCATCGGTCTCGCCACCGCTTACTGCGATTCGACCGCTGTCTTCTACGTTTCGGGCTCGCCCCAGACCTATATGCAGGGCCACGGCACCATGCAGGAGCTCGAGCGTCAGCAGGACAATGCCTTCCCCCGCATCACCGAGCAGGTGACCAAACGCGCCTGGCAGGCCAGCTCGACTGCGGTTTTGCCGACGATCATGCACCGCGCCTTCAACGAGATGCTGACCGGCCGTCCGGGCCCGGTTCATGTCGAGGTGCCGATGGATGTGCAGGTTGACGCGGCCGAAGTCACCATCCATCCGCTGGAAAAGCGCCTGCCCGTCGGCGTGGCCTATCCCGATCCGAAGGCAATCCGCGCTGCGGCAGCCCTGCTCAAAGGCGCGAAACGCCCGGTCATCGTCGCCGGTGGTGGCGCGATCACCGCGAATGCCTCGAAAGAGCTGACCGCTTTGGCCGAGCGTCTGGGCGCGGCGGTCTCGATCACCTGGAACGGCAAGGGCGCGATTGCCGAGGACAATCCGCTGTTCATCGGCGCAGTCGGCCAGACCGGCACGACCTGCGGCAACCAGATCACCGCCTCGGCCGATGTCGTGATCTCGGTCGGTTGCCGCTTCACCGATTGGTCGGCCTCGTCCTATGCCAAAGGTGTGTCCTTCAGCTTCCCGCCCGCAAAACTCATCCATATCGACCTTGACCCGCGCGAGATCGGCAAGACCTATCCGACCGAGGTCGGCATCGTTTCGGATGCAAAGATCGCGCTGGAAGAGCTGCTCGCCGCGATTTCCGAGGCCGAGGGCGAGACCCTGCGCGCAGGCAATGCCGCCTTCCACGCCGATGTCGAAAAAGCGAAAGCCGAATGGCGCGCTTTGGTCGAGCCGCGCGAAACCAGCCGCGAGACCCCCTTCACCTCGCAGCGCCCGCTGGTCGCCTTGCGCAAGGTTCTGCCGCGCGACGGCATCGTCGTTGTCGGCTCGGGCAACACCCAAGGCGCGGTCAAGCAAAGCTTCCCGGTCTATGAGCCGCGCACGCATCTGACCTCGGGCTCTTACTCGCCGATGGGTTGGGCGGTTCCGGCAGCCATGGGCGCAAAGCTCGCCTGCCCCGAGAAGAAGGTCGTGGCGATCGTCGGCGACGGGGACTTCATGATGTCGCTGCCCGAAATGGGCACGGCGGTGATGAACGGGATCAATGTGGTCTTTCTGGTCCTGAACAACCAAGGCTATATGTCGATCCGCGGTGGGATGCGCAAATTCATGGGCCGCCACATCGCCTCGGAATTCAACAATCATGCAGGCAATGGCGAGCCCTATTCCGCCGATATTGCAGCCTCGGCCCGCGCCTTTGGCCTTGCCGCCTGGAAGGTCGAAAAGGACGAGGATCTCGAAGCCGCGCTTCAGGCCGCTTTGGACACCGATGGGCCGACGCTGGTCGAGGTCATCGTGTCGCGCGATGCGGCTGGCCCCTTTGCGACCGGCTGGTGGGATTTCCCCTCGCCCGCCTATTACGAAAAAGAACAGGCAGCCTATGCCGAGATGCGCGCGAAAGAGCAGATGCTCTGA
- the hisD gene encoding histidinol dehydrogenase, whose product MIRHVKTPRLQQGDQTDATVTDAVKSLLARVAEGGDKAVRELSIQFDGLDRESYRLSEAEIAACINGLSKQERHDLDFAQEQIRNFAQAQRDTMLDLEIETLPGVILGHKNVPIQNVGCYVPGGKYPLLASAHMTVLTAKVAGCERVITCAPPFKGKIADKIVAAQALAGADEIYCLGGVQAIAAMGYGTETIAPVDMLAGPGNAYVAEAKRLLFGKIGIDLFAGPTETLVIADDSVDGEICATDLLGQAEHGVNSPAVMITNSEKLAKDTLAQIERLLAILPTAEIARKSWEDYGEIILCDTLEEMVAEGDRVASEHVQVMTADPDYFLTNLTNYGALFLGARTNVAFGDKVIGTNHTLPTLKAARYTGGLWVGKFLKTCTYQKILTDEASALIGGYASRLCHMEGFVGHAEQANIRVRRYGQRNIAYGAAVDAVDA is encoded by the coding sequence ATGATCCGGCATGTGAAGACCCCGCGCCTTCAGCAAGGCGACCAAACCGATGCGACCGTCACCGACGCCGTCAAGAGCCTGCTCGCCCGAGTTGCCGAGGGCGGCGACAAAGCGGTGCGCGAACTCAGCATCCAGTTCGACGGGCTCGACCGCGAGAGCTACCGTCTGAGCGAGGCCGAAATCGCCGCCTGCATCAACGGTCTGAGCAAGCAAGAGCGCCACGACCTCGATTTCGCGCAAGAGCAGATCCGCAATTTCGCGCAAGCGCAGCGCGACACCATGCTTGACCTTGAAATCGAGACCCTGCCGGGCGTCATCCTTGGCCATAAGAATGTCCCGATCCAGAACGTCGGCTGCTATGTGCCGGGCGGGAAATATCCGCTGCTGGCCTCGGCTCATATGACGGTCTTGACCGCCAAGGTCGCGGGCTGCGAACGCGTCATCACCTGCGCGCCGCCCTTCAAGGGCAAGATCGCCGACAAGATCGTCGCGGCGCAGGCTTTGGCGGGCGCGGATGAGATCTATTGCCTTGGCGGCGTGCAGGCGATCGCGGCCATGGGCTATGGCACGGAAACGATTGCCCCGGTCGATATGCTGGCCGGTCCCGGCAATGCCTATGTCGCGGAAGCGAAACGGCTTCTCTTCGGCAAGATCGGCATCGACCTTTTCGCCGGTCCGACCGAGACGCTTGTCATCGCCGATGACAGCGTCGATGGCGAGATCTGCGCGACCGATCTGCTGGGTCAGGCCGAGCATGGCGTGAACTCGCCCGCCGTGATGATCACCAATTCGGAAAAGCTCGCGAAAGACACGCTCGCACAGATCGAGCGGCTGCTCGCGATCCTGCCCACCGCCGAAATCGCCCGCAAATCTTGGGAAGATTACGGCGAGATCATCCTGTGCGACACGCTCGAGGAAATGGTGGCCGAGGGCGACCGCGTCGCCTCGGAACATGTGCAGGTGATGACCGCCGATCCGGATTATTTCCTGACCAATCTGACGAATTACGGCGCGCTTTTCCTTGGTGCACGCACCAATGTCGCCTTTGGCGACAAGGTGATTGGCACCAACCACACCCTGCCGACGCTGAAAGCCGCGCGCTATACCGGCGGCCTCTGGGTCGGCAAGTTCTTGAAAACCTGCACCTATCAGAAGATTTTGACCGATGAGGCCTCGGCACTGATCGGCGGCTATGCCTCGCGGCTCTGCCATATGGAAGGCTTCGTCGGCCATGCCGAACAGGCCAATATCCGCGTCCGCCGCTACGGCCAGCGCAACATCGCCTATGGCGCCGCGGTCGATGCCGTCGATGCCTGA
- a CDS encoding ABC transporter substrate-binding protein — MKTHVSALIVSALALAAALPAQAETKIEVLHHWVSESEVAALNTVREALAAKGYGWQDSAVGGMSGGNMQQALRSRLAAGNPPGAMQFLGWEGIDWSAEGVMRNLDALDKANNWQATIPPQVLPFVKNGDDLIAVPINMHRQNWVWANKAAFDKAGIAPPKTWAELIADGEKLKAAGIIPLATGDEPWQIQVIFDALASDVGGPDFYRKAVVELDPEALSSDKMKQVFDTLRQVRGLVDDGYNGRDWAVATGMVIDGQAAMQVMGDWAKGEFLAKGLKPGVDFLCFATPSETPSFQFVIDSFGMFKVKDPEIAKAQDALAEVVMDPKVQHDFNLIKGSIPARTDLPVDDFDDCAKQGFKDRAVAIENGAMLGGSAHGFAAQPQFAAVFADVASQFFVSNMSSEDAVKMLVDGIDNAR, encoded by the coding sequence ATGAAAACGCATGTCTCCGCGCTGATCGTCAGCGCCCTCGCTTTGGCTGCGGCCTTGCCCGCGCAGGCCGAAACCAAGATCGAGGTTCTGCATCACTGGGTCTCGGAAAGCGAGGTTGCGGCCTTGAACACCGTGCGCGAGGCCTTGGCCGCCAAGGGCTATGGCTGGCAGGACAGCGCCGTCGGCGGCATGTCGGGTGGCAATATGCAGCAGGCGCTGCGCTCGCGGCTCGCCGCAGGCAATCCGCCCGGCGCGATGCAGTTTCTCGGCTGGGAAGGCATCGACTGGTCGGCCGAGGGCGTGATGCGCAACCTCGATGCGCTGGATAAGGCCAACAACTGGCAGGCAACCATTCCGCCGCAGGTCCTGCCCTTCGTCAAGAATGGCGATGATCTGATCGCGGTGCCGATCAACATGCACCGCCAGAACTGGGTCTGGGCCAATAAGGCCGCTTTCGACAAGGCCGGGATCGCGCCGCCGAAGACCTGGGCCGAGCTGATCGCGGATGGCGAAAAGCTGAAAGCCGCCGGGATCATCCCTCTGGCGACCGGCGACGAGCCTTGGCAGATTCAGGTGATTTTCGACGCCTTGGCCTCGGATGTCGGCGGGCCGGACTTCTACCGCAAAGCCGTCGTCGAGCTTGATCCCGAGGCGCTCTCTTCGGATAAGATGAAGCAGGTCTTCGACACGTTGCGTCAGGTGCGCGGGCTGGTCGATGACGGCTATAACGGCCGCGACTGGGCGGTGGCGACCGGCATGGTCATCGACGGTCAGGCCGCGATGCAGGTCATGGGCGATTGGGCCAAGGGCGAGTTTCTGGCCAAGGGTCTGAAGCCCGGCGTTGATTTCCTGTGCTTTGCCACGCCCTCCGAGACGCCCTCCTTCCAATTCGTGATCGACAGTTTCGGCATGTTCAAGGTCAAGGACCCCGAGATCGCGAAGGCGCAGGACGCTTTGGCCGAGGTCGTGATGGACCCCAAGGTTCAGCATGATTTCAACCTGATCAAGGGCTCGATCCCGGCGCGCACCGATCTGCCGGTCGACGATTTCGACGATTGCGCGAAACAGGGCTTCAAGGACCGCGCGGTTGCCATCGAGAACGGCGCCATGCTTGGCGGAAGCGCGCATGGCTTTGCCGCCCAGCCGCAATTCGCCGCCGTCTTTGCCGATGTCGCGAGCCAGTTCTTCGTCAGCAACATGTCCTCGGAGGACGCGGTCAAGATGCTGGTCGATGGCATCGACAACGCGCGCTGA
- a CDS encoding carbohydrate ABC transporter permease, which produces MTRKKTLSDRLADWLPRLVMAPSLIAILVGVYLFIAWTGWISLSSSKMVPQYDFVGLEQYYRLWATPRWHTAVANLFIFSALFLLVTIAVGLIMAILLDQNIRAEGALRAIYLYPMALSFIVTGTAWKWILNPNLGIQKVVNDLGWTSFVFNWITQPDFAIYTIVIAAVWQSSGFAMAIFLAGLRGIDNSVIKAAQIEGAGLPRIYLSIIVPMLRPAFLSVIVLLSYISIKNFDLVLAMTNGGPGSATEVPSTFMFSSVFRRNQMGVGAASAMMMLMTVAAIIVPYLYSELKESRNGH; this is translated from the coding sequence ATGACCCGAAAGAAAACGCTCTCCGACCGGCTGGCCGATTGGCTGCCTCGGCTGGTTATGGCGCCAAGCCTCATCGCCATCCTTGTCGGGGTCTATCTTTTCATCGCTTGGACCGGCTGGATCTCGCTGTCCTCGTCGAAAATGGTCCCGCAATATGATTTCGTCGGGCTCGAGCAATATTACCGGCTTTGGGCCACCCCGCGCTGGCATACGGCCGTGGCCAACCTCTTTATCTTCTCGGCGCTTTTTCTGCTTGTCACCATCGCGGTCGGGCTGATCATGGCGATCCTGCTGGACCAGAACATCCGGGCCGAGGGGGCGCTGCGCGCGATCTATCTTTACCCGATGGCGCTCTCGTTCATCGTCACCGGCACCGCCTGGAAATGGATCTTGAACCCGAACCTCGGCATCCAGAAGGTCGTCAATGACCTCGGCTGGACGAGCTTCGTCTTCAACTGGATCACCCAGCCCGATTTCGCGATCTATACGATCGTGATCGCGGCGGTCTGGCAGAGCTCTGGTTTCGCCATGGCGATCTTTCTGGCCGGGCTGCGCGGCATCGACAATTCGGTGATCAAGGCCGCCCAGATCGAGGGCGCAGGCCTGCCGCGCATCTATCTCAGCATTATCGTGCCGATGCTGCGGCCTGCCTTCCTCTCGGTCATCGTTCTCTTGAGCTATATCTCGATCAAGAACTTCGACCTTGTTCTGGCCATGACCAATGGCGGTCCGGGCAGCGCGACCGAAGTGCCCTCGACCTTCATGTTCTCGTCGGTCTTCCGGCGCAACCAGATGGGTGTCGGCGCGGCCAGCGCGATGATGATGCTGATGACGGTCGCCGCGATCATCGTCCCCTATCTCTATTCCGAGCTGAAGGAGAGCCGCAATGGCCACTGA
- a CDS encoding carbohydrate ABC transporter permease encodes MATEYGSAARSRRIGRFVIYASLTGLAAFYLMPLWVMITTSLKPLDEIYGGSFIGMPKVLTFEAWTKAWSQACVGTACTGLKPYFINSLIMVIPAVLLSTAIGALNGYVLTKWQFRGSNLVFGLILFGCFLPFQAVILPMAQVLGKLGLSGTIPGLVLVHTVYGICFTTMFFRNYFVTIPSELTKAAQIDGAGFFRIFFSIMLPAALPIMVVSCIWQFTQIWNDFLFGVSFTAGSSSPVTVALNNVVNVTMGRKQYNVDMAAAMIAALPTLVVYVVAGRYFVRGLTAGAVKG; translated from the coding sequence ATGGCCACTGAATATGGCTCTGCCGCACGGTCGCGCCGGATCGGTCGCTTCGTCATCTATGCCAGCCTGACCGGCCTTGCCGCCTTCTATCTGATGCCGCTTTGGGTGATGATCACCACCTCGCTGAAGCCGCTGGATGAAATCTATGGCGGCTCCTTCATCGGTATGCCCAAGGTCCTGACCTTCGAGGCCTGGACCAAGGCCTGGAGCCAGGCCTGCGTCGGTACCGCCTGCACCGGGTTGAAGCCCTATTTCATCAACTCGCTGATCATGGTCATTCCGGCGGTGCTGCTCTCGACCGCCATCGGCGCGCTGAATGGCTATGTACTGACGAAATGGCAATTCCGCGGCTCGAACCTCGTCTTCGGCCTGATCCTCTTTGGTTGCTTCCTGCCCTTCCAGGCGGTGATCCTGCCGATGGCGCAGGTGCTGGGCAAGCTCGGCCTTTCCGGCACGATCCCGGGGTTGGTGCTGGTCCATACCGTCTATGGCATCTGCTTCACGACGATGTTTTTCCGCAATTACTTCGTCACCATCCCGAGCGAGCTGACCAAGGCCGCCCAGATCGACGGCGCGGGCTTCTTCCGCATCTTCTTCTCGATCATGCTGCCCGCCGCTTTGCCGATCATGGTCGTGTCCTGCATCTGGCAATTCACCCAGATCTGGAACGACTTTCTCTTCGGGGTCTCGTTCACGGCAGGCAGCTCGTCGCCGGTGACGGTCGCGCTCAACAATGTGGTGAACGTCACCATGGGGCGCAAACAATATAACGTCGACATGGCCGCCGCCATGATCGCCGCCCTTCCCACCCTTGTCGTCTATGTCGTCGCGGGCCGGTATTTCGTCCGGGGTCTGACGGCTGGCGCAGTGAAAGGCTGA
- a CDS encoding ABC transporter ATP-binding protein, translated as MATLEIDRVRKAYGSMEVLKEVSISIGSGDFLVLLGPSGCGKSTLLNMIAGLEDISGGEIRIDGDTVNDLSPKDRDIAMVFQSYALYPTMTVRQNIEFGMKIRGVPPAERKRATQEAAELLQMAHLLDRKPSQLSGGQRQRVAMGRALVRHPKLFLFDEPLSNLDAKLRVDMRTEIKRLHQRLGTTIVYVTHDQIEAMTLATRVAVMKDGIVQHLDEPQAVYDRPANVYVARFVGSPAMNIIPGRLEEGLSGPVLVLDQPDGGRSRIAGVAISEAARQTYAGQPVLVGIRPEGFSVEVSNQPSVQAAIEVVEPTGPDTLANFTLGGVEVIARLAPQTVRAGEVVQLGVETAKVVLFDPKTELRID; from the coding sequence ATGGCTACTTTGGAAATCGACCGCGTCCGCAAGGCTTATGGCAGCATGGAGGTGCTCAAAGAGGTCAGCATCTCGATCGGCAGCGGGGACTTTCTCGTGCTGCTTGGCCCCTCGGGCTGCGGCAAGTCCACGCTTCTCAACATGATCGCGGGGCTCGAGGATATCTCGGGCGGAGAGATCCGCATCGACGGCGACACCGTCAATGATCTCTCGCCTAAGGATCGCGACATCGCGATGGTGTTCCAGTCCTATGCGCTTTACCCGACGATGACGGTGCGCCAGAACATCGAATTCGGCATGAAGATCCGCGGCGTGCCCCCGGCCGAGCGCAAGCGCGCCACCCAAGAAGCCGCCGAGCTCTTGCAGATGGCGCATCTTCTCGACCGCAAGCCCTCGCAGCTTTCGGGCGGGCAACGCCAGCGCGTGGCGATGGGGCGCGCTTTGGTGCGGCACCCGAAGCTCTTCCTCTTTGACGAGCCGCTTTCGAACCTCGACGCCAAGCTGCGCGTCGATATGCGCACGGAAATCAAGCGGCTGCATCAGCGCCTTGGCACGACGATCGTCTATGTCACCCATGACCAGATCGAGGCGATGACGCTCGCCACCCGGGTTGCGGTGATGAAGGACGGCATCGTCCAGCATCTCGACGAGCCGCAGGCGGTCTATGACCGCCCCGCCAATGTCTATGTCGCCCGCTTCGTCGGCTCGCCTGCGATGAACATCATCCCGGGTCGGCTGGAAGAGGGGCTCTCGGGTCCGGTTCTGGTGCTTGACCAGCCCGATGGCGGACGCTCGCGCATTGCGGGCGTCGCGATCAGCGAGGCGGCCCGCCAGACTTACGCCGGTCAGCCGGTCCTGGTCGGTATCCGTCCCGAGGGCTTTTCGGTCGAGGTCTCGAACCAGCCAAGCGTGCAGGCTGCGATCGAGGTGGTCGAGCCGACCGGCCCCGATACGCTGGCGAACTTCACCCTTGGCGGCGTCGAGGTCATCGCCCGCCTTGCCCCGCAGACCGTGCGCGCGGGGGAGGTCGTGCAATTGGGCGTTGAAACCGCGAAAGTGGTGCTCTTCGACCCGAAAACCGAACTCCGCATCGACTGA